The Rhododendron vialii isolate Sample 1 chromosome 3a, ASM3025357v1 nucleotide sequence AGGAGggagaaaagaaagatgaaagaaGTTGACGGGAAGGCTTATTAGGCCGGGTTCGaccgagcgggtgccgagtaCGTGAGGGACGCTCGATCAATGGTGAATGATGAAATTAAGATGAGAATCCCCATCTCTTACCGAACGGGATAGAAGGACAGCGTGAAAGCTGCGTGTGTGGTCCTGCAGCTGGAGCCTGATTTGAACTTGACCAAGTCGATTCTTGCACCTGTCACACCCGAGCTCGTATTGCCGTATACTGAGGAGGAGTGCACACCTCTTCCTCCGGAGGAATTTCCCGAGAGTGACGAGGATGTTGATGACCTTATTGACACCGATGCTGAGGTTGGCGATGGTTCAGGTGGGGTGAAGTCTGTTGAGGGTGATGGGAAAGTGGCCGAGGACGTTGATCATATGAACAAATGATCATTGAAAAGGATGCCAAGGCTGGGGCTGATGCCGTTGCTGCTGATGTTGCTGCCGAGGATACTGTTCAAGCTTGAGCTAGGGATCACCCTTGTTCCTTGCTTTTGGAtatttgtgttgttttgaacttttgagattttggtCGGACTGGACGGATCCGAGCTTGGATTTTTCCGTTCTAGATGTAATGTCTTGTAGGTGGGGTCGGCACGAACGGCTTTCCATGCCGTACTTTCCATCATAAGGATTTGATCAGAACTTTTCTTTGAAATGGTTGttttgatttcttattttcaGTGTTTCCGTTTTGCCAAACTTGTTTGAATAGTAGTTATCCTGTAGCCCCTACTTTGGTTTGGGGTCGGCTGAGTTAGGTCGATATGGAGCAAAGTAAAAACTGCTTCATCTTGTTGTTGGATGTTTGCCGAGCCTTGACCAAAGTATAGTGGTATGATTGCCGAGCCTGGGCCATAGTAGAGTCGTTGATGTGATAGGTCGCCAAGCCTTGGTTATTTTGTTAATAGGTTTCCCTAAATTGAAACTGGGGCTTGGCTAGCATGCTATCCTCTGAGCAAGGTATGAAGGGTTAGAGATTTTGAATGTTTGTGgatggtttgctcaccaaagcgTGAGTTTAACCTGGACGTAGGCCGACCTTGATGTCTTGCCATGTTGTGCCGAGGCCGAATTCCAGCCGTAACGAGTGtctttgggctcggtggaccatatgtcctatgtttgcttcttttgggcagTTATTGTGGCCGAAGCAGGGGCGTAAAAGCcatttgtgggtgtgaccgaagtcAACGTTTGTAGTTGGCGGAGTACACCGAGTGTAGTTTTTATAGCAAGACAAGTCAAAATTTGCAGGAGACATTGATTACCAAACAAGATACTTCTTTGATTTGGGAAACGTGAAATATAAGTTGAATGTGAAGATCTTGGCCGAGGCCAACATAAAGAAATTAACATTGTAGTGGCCGAAGCCTAATGCTGTCATGAAGAAGctaagataataaaaaaacacgATAGTtagtggccgaacatgaggcGCACTGTTGGTATTTTTGAtcacatgtatgccttctttaGGTTCTGTGCGTTCCACGGGTTGGTAAGGACTTTCCCAGTCATGTCCTCGAGTACGTAAGCGCCTTCACCAGCGATTTTGACAACACGAAAGGGcccctcccagttgggtttgaatttctgcTTCTTGTTAGCTTGTAccacctttcgccaaaccaagtcgtctggcttgaaggtcttggttcgaacgcttcggttgtagcctcttgcTACTTGCTGTTGGTCCTCTGCGAGCTTTAGCTGAGTGTCGTCACGCTTCTCTTTTGCCAAGATCAGTTCCTGTTCTACTACTTCttcattagtctttggatcaaaGTTCTTTGTTCTCAAAGTGGGGAACTTGGATTCTAGTGGGATTACCGCCTCCATGCCGAACGCCATTAAAACGGGCGTTTGGCCTATTGAGCGCCGGGGGgtagaacggtaagcccaaAGAACACGTGGCAGTtcctcagcccattttcctctcttagAGTTTAACCGACGTTTGATCCCGGCGCAGACGGTCTTGTTTGTTGCCTCGGCTTGTCCATTCCCATGGGGGTATGCTGGagtagagttgaagaagcgtatcccaaattcgGCACAGAGGCTGGTGAGGTCTTTACTGACGAATTGGCTTCTGTTGTCTGATACGATGGCGTAAGGGACTCCAAACcttgtaacaatgtttcgccagacaAATCTGCGAACGTCAGCCTTTGTGATTGTCATAAGAGGctcggcctctacccattttgagaagtagtctgttgcggtgatcaggaacttgaatcctcctggagcTGTTGGCAGTTTTTCGACAATAtcaagcccccattgtgcaaagggccaaggactgGTGATAGGGGAGAGGTTCTGGGCGGGTTGCTTTGGTATaggagaaaaaagttggcagGGTTGGCATTTGCGAACTGTgtcttcgcagtctttcttcttgttcttccaaAAGTATCCCTGACTCAATGCTCGTTGGCAAAGTGAACGGCCGCCAGAGTGGCAGCCACAACTCCCTGAGTGAAGTTTGGCGAGAATCTCcggaacttgggttgggtggaccACGAGGAGATATGGGCCGGAGATAgatttcctgtagagttggcTGCTTTCAgagagccagtagtaagcggatTTGATCCTGATGCgataagcttccttcttgtctgtTGGTAACGTATCATTTTTGAGGAATGCAACGATCTCGTCCATCCAACTTCGACCGAGTTCAACGTTGAGTATTTCAGGAGTTGTGTCGAAGCTTGGATGGTCAATGCTGCCGAAGCTGATTGTTCTGAATTCGGAGGCTTTAGAAGTTGAGGCAAGGTTAGCGAGTGCGTCTGCGTGAGCATTGTGTTCGCGGTTGATCTGtacaattttgaaattgtggaAGTGGGTGAGGAGTCCGGTTACGGTTGACTGGTATTTTGTGACATTCGTGTATCCCGAGCCTCATAGTCCCCAAGTACTTGGTTgactatgagttgggagtcgcaGTAAACGACAAGGTCGGAGATTCCCATCTCAACTGCAGAGCGTAAGCTAGCTATgagggcttcatattcagcttcattATTGGTTGCGGGGAATTCAatgctgatagcactttcatgtaGTGTTCCGCAAGGGGAGACTAGGACAACCCCggcccctgctccgttgctgttaGATGCTCCGTCAACATGTAGACGCCATATGTTCccttggaaaaggtgccaaggtTTCGGCGGCAACTGATGCTCGGCGACGGTTTGTGTTAGGATGGGTGTGTTGAGAAGTTCAGTATCTTCCGGAGTAAGCTCAGCAATGAAGTCAACAAGAACCtgtcctttgattgccgttcgtggttcgaaac carries:
- the LOC131321150 gene encoding uncharacterized protein LOC131321150, translated to MQAIASTYHQVVRFIGINGRQEDLRGDQIASKKCYVSAVHNSTKAKQVQWVEIPNITMIDDVGQQAEDKAEEDLVQMPINENGSRFFLISSSISEAEREDMYHHLKKNIKVFAWTPNEMPGVDPDFIKQYSRCCKNKSATSWKLTLMSWSSKQEGIQPPQDLAKVFEILKLHKLWLNSEKCAFGVSAGKFLGHLVTRRGIEADPNQIKAVKDLRPPRTIKKGKSQRSFEWTSDCDSALAELKEYLNSAPLMVKPKEFETLYFYLSVSAHATSSALVRRDGANDMPIYFTSKTLLLAQTRYLPLEKLALALVSVARKLLPYFQSHPIVVLTKHPLKSLFRKADLSNRVLVDFIAELTPEDTELLNTPILTQTVAEHQLPPKPWHLFQGNIWRLHVDGASNSNGAGAGVVLVSPCGTLHESAISIEFPATNNEAEYEALIASLRSAVEMGISDLVVYCDSQLIVNQINREHNAHADALANLASTSKASEFRTISFGSIDHPSFDTTPEILNVELGRSWMDEIVAFLKNDTLPTDKKEAYRIRIKSAYYWLSESSQLYRKSISGPYLLVVHPTQVPEILAKLHSGSCGCHSGGRSLCQRALSQGYFWKNKKKDCEDTVRKCQPCQLFSPIPKQPAQNLSPITSPWPFAQWGLDIVEKLPTAPGGFKFGVPYAIVSDNRSQFVSKDLTSLCAEFGIRFFNSTPAYPHGNGQAEATNKTVCAGIKRRLNSKRGKWAEELPRVLWAYRSTPRRSIGQTPVLMAFGMEAVIPLESKFPTLRTKNFDPKTNEEVVEQELILAKEKRDDTQLKLAEDQQQVVQANKKQKFKPNWEGPFRVVKIAGEGAYVLEDMTGKVLTNPWNAQNLKKAYM